The following coding sequences are from one Virgibacillus necropolis window:
- a CDS encoding GNAT family N-acetyltransferase, producing MNPILLDFRHEFETERLRLRIPMPGDGKAIYDAINASINELRPWMGFAQNSQTEEETEINTRESHISFLKREKLRMLVFLKETNQFVGSSGLHNIDWDVRKFEIGYWGDTRFSGHGYMTEAVAGLTEFTFNELGANRVQIQCDTRNSKSCAIPERLGFQLEGIIRNEDLSVDGKELRDTCMYAKVKSK from the coding sequence ATGAACCCAATTTTACTAGACTTCCGACACGAATTTGAAACCGAACGATTACGATTAAGAATACCTATGCCCGGGGACGGAAAAGCTATATATGACGCAATTAATGCTTCTATCAATGAGCTTAGACCATGGATGGGTTTCGCGCAAAACAGCCAAACTGAGGAAGAGACAGAAATTAATACACGCGAATCACACATAAGCTTTTTAAAAAGAGAGAAACTGAGAATGCTAGTATTTCTTAAAGAGACCAATCAATTTGTGGGATCATCAGGCTTACATAACATCGATTGGGACGTACGGAAATTTGAGATTGGATATTGGGGTGATACCAGATTTAGTGGGCATGGATATATGACAGAAGCCGTTGCTGGTTTAACAGAATTCACGTTTAACGAACTCGGTGCAAATCGTGTGCAAATACAATGTGATACCCGTAATAGCAAAAGTTGTGCAATTCCGGAGAGATTGGGGTTTCAATTAGAGGGTATCATTAGAAATGAGGATTTATCAGTTGATGGGAAAGAGCTTCGGGATACATGCATGTATGCTAAAGTGAAAAGTAAATAG